Part of the Mauremys reevesii isolate NIE-2019 linkage group 4, ASM1616193v1, whole genome shotgun sequence genome is shown below.
AAAACTACCCAGAGATACCTGGTAAGGAGCTCTTGTTTATTCTCCCAGAGCACGATGGCCCCCAAAGCGAGGAAGAGGAAGGCAAAGGCTGTGAACTCTGAGGACCTGAAGGCGAATGGCGGTGCCAATACGCTGCCAAAGAGGTCACGGGTTGAGGGACGTCAGGGCCCGGGACCACGTGTGGTTATTGAGCATTGGTGAGTACTGGCCAGTGCAAGAGAGTGGGTGTTTTTTAAGCCCCAGCAGGCTCATGTCCTTGTGGAAGGCACCAGGAATGCTCAGGTGGTGGATGGGTGCCAGTAGCTGGCAGGAGGGGGCCTGTCTGTGGAGAGGAAAGGGAGGATTACCTTGGGGGGGAATCAGTCTGACACACCtccagagggggagcaggcacTGGATTGGGGGATGTGGTCATGGATCAGGCAGGGCTCTGCTGGGAGCGTGGCACTGCTCGACGTGGGGGGCCTCTGCAGGAGGCCTGCTAGCAGGATCCCCAGCCCTGCTGacccccatcaccccctgcctcccccgcaGTAAGAGCTGACGAGTCTACGGGCGCAACGCCGATGCCGTGAGCCAGGCGCTGCGCCGCACCGTCGCCAACGTGGTGGTGGAGATCAACCCTGAGACACCACGCAGGAACAGCTTTGAGGTGTCCCTGGTGAAGGAGGATGGAAGTAGTAAGTGCTGCCGTTTCTGTAGAGCAGTGCTCAGTCAGGGTGCAATgattgggggggcagggcagggcagtgcctgGGTGACTGCACACTGGGGTAGGGATGCTCACACGCTGCTTCGTGAGATTCCCCAATTTGGGACAGGCTGACATGGTGAGCTCCTCATGCAGTGAGCTACTTCATGATTAGGTTCCCAAATGCATATGTTGcatcccttcctcccaccctgtTCAGAGCTCTGGGGGGCAGATATTGTGCCTCACTAGGTGCCTGTGCCATGCGGGCCCAATTCTAGTTGTGGTGGGGagggtctgtgcagctcctggtaCATTGCGGGGGCCCTGAACTTGGTCAGTGGGGGTCTATGCAGCACCTGGTATATTGGGGGGGCCCTGAACTCACttgggggtgtgtctgtgcagcacctagcacagttgGGGCCCCTGATCTcgctcagtggggggggggggtctctagGGTCTACTGCAATACAAACCAATGGGTAGCATCCCACACATAACCACCCCTGCCTTGTTGTTGGGGTTTCAGCAGTGGAGCTATGGAGCGGCATTAAGAAAGGGCCACCTCGCAAGC
Proteins encoded:
- the SELENOH gene encoding selenoprotein H isoform X1, which gives rise to MAPKARKRKAKAVNSEDLKANGGANTLPKRSRVEGRQGPGPRVVIEHCKSURVYGRNADAVSQALRRTVANVVVEINPETPRRNSFEVSLVKEDGSTVELWSGIKKGPPRKLKFPEPQKVADMLKSSLG
- the SELENOH gene encoding selenoprotein H isoform X2; the encoded protein is MAPKARKRKAKAVNSEDLKANGGANTLPKRSRVEGRQGPGPRVVIEHCKSURVYGRNADAVSQALRRTVANVVVEINPETPRRNSFEVSLVKEDGSMELWSGIKKGPPRKLKFPEPQKVADMLKSSLG